CGCGAGGCAACGCGTGGCCTTCTCCATGGGCCCAGTCTCTACGTGGGCCGCGCACTCCAACAGAGCTAGGCCCATCTCCTCGGTTGGGCCACGGCCTTGCGTCCACGGCTCATATGGCGAGCAGAGCGACAGCTCCGGCGATGAGGAGTCCGTACCAGAGAACATGGCTAAAACGCTAACTAATTCCTCTGATAAAAAATGCTAAGTAATTTAATGAGAGCTTAGTTACCAGCAGCTAGTATAGTTGGATCAGGTGGTCTCAGTAGGAGCAGGGTTTCAATGTTGTGGCAGCTGTTGAATTTATAGAAGCAAAGATGCGTGTGTGTATGCTTGCCTCATTTCTTGTCATTGGATGATTAAGGTATTAGTTTGTTGCTTATAAATTATGACCTGGGTTTCAGGATTTTGGATGGACATTAGCCAAGTTGTAGCCTTGTAAGTTCATCATTTGTTTGCACTGAAGCATTTCTTGTTGGAATATACTTGTTTGTTACTCTGTTTCCAATGGATTTGGGTATCTCTTTGTCTTCTTGGTACCTGTCTAGCTCATCTACTAGGAAGAAACAGAACAGATTACTTTGTGGCCAATCTCCTTGGACTAAGGATCGAATGATATGTTTTGAAGATTTATCTAACTTTAGAGTAGTatgtcattatctaaaaaaatttaactatatatttaagcTTCTAAATGACAATATGACATAGTCCAAGACTGAACGCTGCTGGTACTGGCTGAGAGCCTGAGACAACCTAACCCAAACCCAAACGGACGGTCCGGCCTGGCCCAAGAATTCTTTGTGTTCCGGCCCATCACGAATACAACCTTGTCTGCTCTGCGGCATCTACACTAGCATGCATGATATTATGATTGTATATCTTTCTGCAGATGCATTACTGGTGACTGATCATTGCTTCATTAGGCCTCGGCACTTCAAAACATGCTTAATTTTTGTCAGCTCTCCGATACATTATTACAGAGATCTCTACTGTTTCATATTGGCCGATTTGATAGGTAGGTTGTTGCAAATAATATGCATGAATAATGGACCGAGCTAGCTAGCAATAGCATTATTCAGATGAACAGCAGCAGTACTGAATTGAAGTAGTACTTTCACTAGCTAACTTTGTGCGTTCAACTAAATGAGATGTTACTTTCACTAGCCAGTAATTCATGCCGGCTCCCGGCTATAGTTGCACTAACAACTAGTAAGATTATTAATACATGCAAAAACGGCTAACGACATAATTAATAAATGTTGAGGCATGGCCGGCCAGCGCGTGGTGTTGTAGAATTGCAGGAGAAGCTACTTATCCATGACCATACATCCATATAGTCTCTATACTTTCCCAGTGTATTATACTGTACATTTTATTGCGTTGTCTGCACATGTGCTACTGTACAGTTGACATCAACCACTGTTGCTGGTCTCTCTGGCAAATAAGATGCTGAAGTAATTGAACTGAACCACCACTAATAAAAGTGTGTTGGTCTTCTGTACACTTCAACTGTGGTAAAAGTATTACCAGCATACATGCTGTTAGCTATCTTCAGGTTCAGATcgatatataaaaataaataattctcATAGCTGCAGATTGCAGAGAGATAGCGAGCATGGAGGCATGGAGGAGCTGAGCAGCTGCATGCCGGGATGCTTTGCATGGACGTATATACTTTTGCACAGACGACCGGACAAGCTTGTTAGTAGCTTGTATAGCAGCAGCTAGTAGTAGCAATTAATCAAAATACGGGACCTAACGATATGCGAATTGAAATGGAAGATCGATCTTCAGCAATCGATCACGCACAGATCGAATTTTTCGATCTTTTTCAGGCAGTGGCGTAGCCAGCTAGGTGGCACTGTGGTTCATGGACCacctaaaaatttaaaattatagtaTATGTGCTAGTTAATATAATACACTACGCCAGATCGGCCCATCTGTGACGGCCTATTAGTGACGGACCAAAGTGCCTCGTCAGAGATaacctcatctgtgacgggttacaATAAATCATGTCATAGATAGGGCTCAAGAAaataacccgtcacaggtaagtactcatctgtgacggatcTATATAAGGAACCCGACACACAACATCTTTAACGTGTCTACATAtagacccgtcactgatgacctcttacctgtgacgggttttaagtttgtaacccgtcacaggtgagataCCTCACCTCAAACGTGTTGGATTTTTATACCCGTCACTGgtgagttaaaaaaaaaagaaacccctACCACCCACCCAGGGGGCCCACCACCCACTCACCTCCCGGCcttatctcctcttctctcaACTCCTCCCCACcactctctcctcttcctcaacTCTCTCCCTCACTTCCTCCCGACCTCCCGCCTCcacctctctcttcttcctcccgaccTCCCACGTCTCGCCACCTCCCGACCGCCAGTCGCCTCCATCTCCCACGCCTCGCCGGCCCCCGGCCATCGGACACCGGATCCGGCCGACAGCGCCTCCCCCATCGACTGCCGGactcctcccccgcctccccCACCGGATCCAGCCTCCACGAGGTCGGGGGACGTGGATACGCATCCCGGCCGCCTCCCAGCCGCCAGCGCCTCCCACACCGACTGCCGGACTCGtcccccacctcccccaccgGATCCGGCCTCCACGAGATCAGGGGACGTGGATCCGCGTCCCGGCCACCGGACGCGGCCGCCTCTCGACCGTCGGACGCCGGATCTGGCCTCCGGGAAGCCGGATCCGGCCGCCAGCGCCTCCCACACCGACTGCCGGACGCCTCCCCTGCCTCCCCCACCAGATCCCGCCTCCACAAGGTTAGGGGATGTGGATCCGCGTTCCAGCCATCGGACGAGGCCGCCTCCCGACTATCGAACGCCGGCTCTGCTTCCCCTTCGCTCCGGCGGCCGGATGTGCCTCCCACCAGAGGGcgctgccgcctccacctcccgaccgtccctcgccatggccgccatccTCTTGTTTTGCTTTGATACTATATTGTTGTATGTGGATTGAGAAATTCTTGCCATCCCCTTTCTGTGAATGTGTGCTATATGACTTCTATGAATGTGTGCTATATGAGATTATTCGGTTTGAATTTCTTGTGTGAGCAAAGCAACTGTGACAACGAGCACCACCATGGCAGCGTGCgccattttttcttttgctaGGTTTTTCACACCAGTGACGGGTTGCACGCTAtgtctttcaattttttttgttgggttAAAGACATCACTGACGGGTCACAATATAAGGTCCGTCACAGGTTaatagtcacctgtgacgggttttatATATGGTCCGTCACAGGTGTTGGTCACCACTGACGGACCTTCACCCGTCAAAGATGAGGAcagtcatcagtgaccacttaTCTCTGACCAGGGCCAAATCCGTCAGAGGTAACAGTttgagcccgtcacaggtagccTTGTCCGGTGTAGTGATAAAAATTGTACAGTAAACCACTCTTTTAATTGACATATTATATATAGATGAACCATCTTTACTTTAAATCCTAGCTACGTCACTGTTTTTAGGCATGGGTGCTAATTAATTAGCCAGCCGTGTACGTGCATGTGAAATGTCCTGTCAGCGTGCACCAAATTGAAGATCAACTGAGAAAGTGAGAATCACCTACTATATGCAATGCAAGTATATATATCAGAGCTTCCACTGTTTGCTCAAAGCTAGAGATGGCAGGATTATAAAGcagaaaagaggaaaagaacGAGGAGAGATATAGTAGATGATTGCTTCAAAATGTTGTCCTGTTTTCCTATATAGGAAGTCAAATAAATATGCTGGCGAAACCATACACTATCAATTAATCTCCCAAACATGATTGTTCCCacatttaattatatatagttgGAGCGACACGATCGATCTGCACACCAcgaataataattattttcttgaATAAATTAATGTTTAGAACGGAACTCTCTCCTTCATTTCCAAATGCACGTTTGAACATGGTTTATACTCTATCcgatttttaatatatgacgctatTGACTTTTAGACATAGAtttaaccatttattttattttaaaattttgtgcaaacataaaaaaatataagtcatgctcAAAGAaattttgatgataaatcaagtcctaacaaataaatgatatttacatatattttcttaataagacgaatggtcaaaaatatctcaaaaagtTACTTaagaatatttttaaatattaagtTGGATACATGAAAATGACAGTTCATATGAATAAATTTGTCGTAAAAAATATAAACATGATATAATAACTTTTGGGGTTTATAAAACATAATAATATTATATGTTTGTGATTTGTGCAGCGTTAATCAAAGGTGACAAGTAGGAGTACCTAATAAAAACGAACAGTGTTCAATAAAATCTGCGCGTCATATTTATTCGTGCAATAAATTGATGATAGTAACATTTTGATGGAATAAAGGAAAATGGCGCGCGACATTATTCCAGAGAACAAAAAATGGCGATGTTaatcatttatatatgttttcttttggTTTGGATAATCCTGGTTGTGTTCTTTTGGAGGGGTTGGGAATCCCTCCTCTCCGCACGAAAAACAGAATAATagattagcacgtgattaattaagtattagctataaaaaaaatttgaaaaatggattaatatgatttttttaaagcaactttcctatataaactttttgcgaAATACGTACCATTTAGCagcttgaaaagcgtgcacatGAAAAATGAGGGAGAAGAGTTGGGAACGGtgacgtttttcaaactgctaaacggtgcgttttttataaaaagtttctatacaaaagttgtttaaaaaaatcatattgatccatttttgaaaaaaaaagctaatacttaattaatcacgcgctaatggactacTCCGTTTTCCATGCGCACTATGCATGTTCCCATCCTTCCCTACCAAACACAGCCTCAACTGTTCACCAGCCCAActgctatatatataacaaCTGAAAGCTTTGTTTTAATTGGTATATTTTCACTTctaaactaaaaataaataaatttaaactaAACTTAAATAATATGACAGATTAATTACAATTGGAATTACATATTTAAACCTTACAGCTCGGATCGAGTTTCAAACTTTGCTATCAAAATTGCTAGTCTTACCTAGAATGTATATATACTAACACTACTACAATACCGATTGTCCTGTGCGGGCGAgtcgattttcgcgtgcgggtgggCGCAGTGGCGGATCCATGCATATCCTGTGGGGTCGTCTGACCCCACAGGTTTTTGAAAAACCCCTTTAAAAACCTTGATTTTTATGTATAAATCCAGAAAACTTAGAAAAATGATCCCACTTAAATATAAACTGCTATTCATCGACCCCACAGGGTTAAAttcctggctccgccactagGTGGGCTTCCCGCACGCACACAGTCGTCTGGGAAAATcatgattttcgcgtgcggatgGCGCACCCACACGCGGAAactgattttcgcatgcgggcgcttaagccgcccgcatggaaaaacaaaaaaaaatcaaaacaaataaaaaagaaaaaaaactaaccctaatccgccgccgtcgaccccacGGTCGCCGGCTACGGATCCGCCGCCCGCTCCTGTCGCCAGCGCCGGATCCATAGTCGCACATTGACACACAATAGACCTCACATCAATTCCAAGAACACATATCACAAGAGCTATAAATGAACTCCAAGAACGCATCTCACAAATCACAAAGAGTCACAAACAAAGAGATCACAAATCACAAAGAGTCACAAACAAAGAAAGaaggagggggagagatggaTCCGCCGGTCGCTGACACCGTCGCACCTCCTGTCGGCGGCTCCACCTCCACATCGGCCGCTGACGACACCTCCCAACCGGTGCCGCACCTCACGCCGCCGCATGCTGCCGCTCTGCTGGATCtgcaaggggagggaggagaggggggcgcgccgccggatccgccgcccccatgcctcccctccgccggatctgcaaGGCGAGGGAGGTGAGGGGGCGCGCGCCACCGCATCCACTGCCCCTATGCCTCCCCTCCGCTGGATCGGCaagggaagggaggggagggggcgccgtggtcgcccgccgccgccaccacctactcccgtcacccgccgccgccgcctgcatgCTGTCGCCGCAgtcgagggagagggagggaggcacCGCGCGCCGCCTGCTGTCGCCACCGGCCAAGTGACGACAACCCGACgggagtgggaggagaggagagagggaggtgggaggagtggagtgggagagggaggtaggagagagggaggtgggaggagaggagtgggaTAGAGGGAGGTAGGGGCGGACTGAGAGCGACAGGCGCGCGCGTGAGGATAAAATGGATGGGCTATTTTCGCGTACGGTTGGCTTAAACCGCTCGCACAGGATAATGCGTTTTCCCGTGCGGGCGATAGCCCGGCACCGGTCCCCTAATTTTCCGTGCGGTTCCACTTATGTACCGTATGGAAACAAAATGGGGCGGCGTCCAGGAAAATGAATCATGTAGTAGTGTAACCTAAATTGTGCTTTAAATTTGAAGGTTTGGAGGCACGGCAATGGGCAATGATATCTGATGAAAGTGTGCAGTGGTCGGATTAATGGGGAAAATGCTTTGAGGTAGCTGCAACCAAATTTAAATCTTAGAGTTtaaatttagaatttatttAGGGTTTTCTTTGTGGATTTCTATTTTCAGCCTTAACTTTCGGACCCTAAAAGTCTTACCTTATAATTAATTTCAgccatatgtaatatatcagcTTGAAGGTCTTGTTTGATTCAACTACTGGCTACTAGGTTAACACATTTCTCATACCgctaaatggtgtattttttgaaaaagtatctatataaaagtttctttaaaaactAAATAAATCCATTTCTAACTCTTAATGTTAAAGTTATCATAATATTAGAATAATCTACAATATATCAACTAACCCTAAAAATAGCGCTTTCTAAACAGGTTGGCAATGGTGACATTGGTGCGAGGTCAATACGTACCCAATAATTTACGTGAAGAGCGACGGAAAATCAGATAATTGAGAGATATTTTGCGCTTCATGAATTGACTGAAGTGGAACTAAACCCTGCTGGTATAATCAACTAGCCATCGGGAAAAAGGCTAACATCCACACGCAAATACTGTGGCCCGGGCTGAAACACTGTgtgacatgcatgcatatatatctgCCACACATACAGATATACATATGCATACATTAGCTGGGATGTCACCGAAtttaaatattctaaaaaaatactccattcatttttttaatatatgatcttgcgtttgatcatttgtaagtattatttataaattgcaaTTATCGtttattttcttataatttattttattattaaagtactttaaacatgctttatatttttcatatttacataaTTATTAAATGAGATAAATGATCAAATGTATTGTTTAAATCAATATATagtatcatatattaaaaaactaaGGGATATAATAAGTAGGTCGGAATCATTTAACGTCTGAATCTCTATGAACCTAAAAACTAACCAATCACAAGCTCTGCCCATTCACTTCGTTCCTCGCTTTTTTACCACATAAAAATCTAATGTTCATTAAAGTTGCACACAATATATACAAAGGCTGTGTTTACATTCAGAAGTgaaaagttttgacgtgtcacattagatatacagacacacatttaaaatattaaacgtagactaataacaaaacaaattatagattccgcctgtaaactgcgagacaaatttattaagcctaattaatctgtcattagtaaatgtttactgtagcaccatattatcaaatcatgacgcaattaggcttaaaagattcatcttgcaatctacacgtaatctgtgtaattagttttttttttctataaggTGGTGAAAAGTGCAAACCACTCACTAGTGCCTATAGTGTCATTGGCAGATGGGGTCTACCCAGAGCAGTGCCCTTCCTGTCAGTGACGATCAAAACGCACAGTGAGCTGCAACAATGCACCGATCATCCATGGACCATTGATACTGTAGCCAGAACAGTATGGCCATCAGCTGTATGCGTCCCCACCCACAAGCTTGCCACAAAAGAGACGACGGGTACGGTACCATTGCTCACTGTAGCTGTAGCACAAAGGGGATTGATAGCATCCGCATGCTCCCCTCTCCATTTCTCTCCTCACACACACCTCTCCTTCACcctaaccttttctttttcctcttgcAACAGTTGCTTCTACCTTGTGTTGctccctccctttcccctccaCCTCTCTTGCTTGGTTTGCTTCCTCAAAATCTCTATCCAAATCCCTCCTCCTCACCTTCCTGCGCCTGAAAAGTTGGGGCCAATCCGGCGCTTTTATCTGGTGGTGATAAGCTGCACATGAGATCATGAGCTCCGAGGACTCGCTCAAATCCTTGTCGCTTGACTACCTCAACCTGCTCATCAATGGCCAGGCCTTCAGCGACGTCGCCTTCAGCGTCGAGGGCCGCCTCGTGCACGCCCACCGCTGCGTGCTGGCGGCGCGGAGCTTGTTCTTCAGGAAGTTGTTCTGCGGGCTCGATCCGAatcaccagccgccgccgccgccaccgccgccgttaaactggccgacggcggggggaggcggcggcggctctggtGGTGGAGGgcgtggcggcgccggtggtggtggaggagcgcCTGCCACGCCGGAGCTTGTCATCCCCGTCAGCTCGATCCGGTACGAGGTGCTCGTGCTCGTGCTGCAGTTCCTGTACAGCGGGcaggcgtcggtggcggcgcccaAGAGCGGGCCGCTCCCGGGGTGCGGCGCCCGGGGTTGCTGGCACACGCggtgcggcgccgccgtcgacctcgccctcgacacgctcgccgccgcgcgctccttCGGCGTCGAGCAGCTCGCCCTGCTGGTTCAGGTACTGCGAAAAATTCAGGAACACGACGTAGTATATACGCGTCATGCATCCTGCAGCTgcaaataatttgaaattcctCTTCCATATGCTTGCAATTCGATCTTGGGATCTGCTGCTAACACTGGATATTGATTAAGAGTACATGATGGTAGTTAGGCTGGCATGATTGGAGCATCTTTTTGGTGACATTAAGAAGGAGTCAGCAGAAGCAATGTTCAAGTCTGAGCTGATCCTGCTGCATGCTTGCCTAGATCCCTAGGTTGCATGCCCcctttgccttttttttccgaTTACTGAGCGAGCTGAGCTGCACGATTCATGCACTACTGCTCTCAACTGTGGCATCTGATCCATGCGCAGTAGCTGCAGCAGAATCTAGTGCATGCCCTCACTTCATTCATCGCAATTTTTTAACATTTTTtcttgtgttcttttttttttcgggagTGAGATAGATGGGGTATAGTGTACTGATAGGACTGAGTCGTCTCTAGTCTCGATTGCTTTTCTGCTGCTTCGCCCTTGCTGCTTCTGTCATCACTTGTCATGGAGCTTCTGACTCATCTTTACTAGGAAGGGTCTTTTCAAGCCCTTGTTGTGTCTGTCCCTTCCTTACATCACATCCATCCCCATGCTTGCTTTCCTGATTTCTTAATTCGCATCATTTCGGCATTTCCATTGCTAGGGTTTCTTGGAGATCCAACCCGGGGTGGCCACTTCGATCCTAACTAGCATCATTTCCAAAAATAATTCTTAATGTACAGCATGCATGCTGTGTTCTAAGCAAAAAGTACAGTTAAGCATCATCATACATGTTTGCATATCTCTCTGAACAGAACTGAAGAAAGTACTACATGCTAAGAACAACATTTCATGCTGCTAATTAGCTGCCGTGCATTTGgggtgattaattaagcatcTTAATTGAACTAACGGCGAGTTGCACAATGCAATGTGTTGATGCAGAAGCAACTGGAGAGCATGGTGAAGGAGGCGTCGGTGGACGACGTGATGAAGGTGCTGATGGCGTCGCGCAAGTTCGAGATGCAGGAGCTGTGGGCGACTTGCTCCCACCTCGTCGCGCGCTCCGGCCTCTCCGCCGATCTCCTCGCCAAGCACCTCCCCATCGATGTGGTGGCCAAGATCGAGGAGATCCGCGCCaagtcgccgctcgccgcggcggccgcgccgcgctcgccgttCCTGACGCACCACTACCTCCCCATGAACCCGGCGTCCTCCGCGGCGGACCGCGACAACAAGATCCGGCGCATGCGGCGCgccctcgacgccgccgacatCGAGCTCGTCAAGCTGATGGTCATGGGCGAGGGCCTGGACCTCGACGACGCGCTCGCCGTGCACTACGCCGTGCAGCACTGCAACCGCGACGTCGTCAAGGCGCTGCTCGagctcggcgccgccgacgtcaactcccgcgccggcccgacAGGCAAAACCGCCCTGCACCTTGCGGCGGAGATGGTCTCCCCGGACATGGTGTCCGTGCTCCTCGACCACCACGCCGACCCGAACTCCAGGACGCTCGACGGCGTCACGCCGCTCGACGTGCTCCGCAGCCTCACCTCCGAGTTCCTCTTCAAGGGCGCCGTGCCGGGGCTGACGCACATCGAGCCCAACAAGCTCAGGCTCTGCCTCGAGCTCGTGCAGTCGGCGGTGATGGTGACCACGCGCGACGACGGTGCGCCTGTCACCGGAGGCGAGGCCGGCGGAAGCGACGGCGGCAACTTCCCGCGGAGCGACGCCGACGACAGCTTGGTGAGCCTGACGATGAACTCGACGCTAATGTACCAGGGCCAGGAaatggcggcggccgtggccgccggcgaggggagGAAAAGCAACAACGGCCGAGGgagcccgccgcccgccatgtACTTCCCCAATGGCTTCGCATAAGTAATATTATTCCCTATCCTTCTCTTCTACTAGCCGTGTTGAGATTTGTGGGGTTATGCATGGTTGACAAGATGAGCAGCAAATGGTGTAGCTAGCTACTATATAGCTAGGATAAATGGGCAACAATTTAGTGGTATTTGATGTGGATTGTTCGATCTTTCGCATGATTGATTCGCTTGCGCGCGCAGCAAACTGTTGCATGCTAGCTAATTTGTTCAAAAAGTTTCAAACCATCAAGCAATGTTCATCTTGTAATATTGGAGCTGTAGTCTCCAATGTGATCGATCCACCAGGAGATGAGCATATGCTCGATCCAGCTGCAGCTACTAGTGTTGATGGCCTGAAGAAGAGGATTTTTAGCTGTTGGTGTTTTTACAATGTCTTTATGCAGTGCAGCTTTTGGTAACTGTAGTAGGCTTTGGACGATAGGAAAGCGGGGTGCA
This genomic window from Oryza sativa Japonica Group chromosome 12, ASM3414082v1 contains:
- the LOC4351457 gene encoding BTB/POZ domain and ankyrin repeat-containing protein NH5.2 isoform 1 (isoform 1 is encoded by transcript variant 1) — protein: MSSEDSLKSLSLDYLNLLINGQAFSDVAFSVEGRLVHAHRCVLAARSLFFRKLFCGLDPNHQPPPPPPPPLNWPTAGGGGGGSGGGGRGGAGGGGGAPATPELVIPVSSIRYEVLVLVLQFLYSGQASVAAPKSGPLPGCGARGCWHTRCGAAVDLALDTLAAARSFGVEQLALLVQKQLESMVKEASVDDVMKVLMASRKFEMQELWATCSHLVARSGLSADLLAKHLPIDVVAKIEEIRAKSPLAAAAAPRSPFLTHHYLPMNPASSAADRDNKIRRMRRALDAADIELVKLMVMGEGLDLDDALAVHYAVQHCNRDVVKALLELGAADVNSRAGPTGKTALHLAAEMVSPDMVSVLLDHHADPNSRTLDGVTPLDVLRSLTSEFLFKGAVPGLTHIEPNKLRLCLELVQSAVMVTTRDDGAPVTGGEAGGSDGGNFPRSDADDSLVSLTMNSTLMYQGQEMAAAVAAGEGRKSNNGRGSPPPAMYFPNGFA
- the LOC4351457 gene encoding BTB/POZ domain and ankyrin repeat-containing protein NH5.2 isoform X1, with protein sequence MVKEASVDDVMKVLMASRKFEMQELWATCSHLVARSGLSADLLAKHLPIDVVAKIEEIRAKSPLAAAAAPRSPFLTHHYLPMNPASSAADRDNKIRRMRRALDAADIELVKLMVMGEGLDLDDALAVHYAVQHCNRDVVKALLELGAADVNSRAGPTGKTALHLAAEMVSPDMVSVLLDHHADPNSRTLDGVTPLDVLRSLTSEFLFKGAVPGLTHIEPNKLRLCLELVQSAVMVTTRDDGAPVTGGEAGGSDGGNFPRSDADDSLVSLTMNSTLMYQGQEMAAAVAAGEGRKSNNGRGSPPPAMYFPNGFA